From Arthrobacter sp. FW306-2-2C-D06B, a single genomic window includes:
- the ppgK gene encoding polyphosphate--glucose phosphotransferase produces MTKKDEKIHKNGPLIGIDVGGTGIKGGIVDLKKGKLLGDRLRIPTPQPATPEAVAEVIAQIVEELSAREDAPAKGSPVGVTFPGIIQHGVVRSAANVDKSWLDTDIDSLLTKRLDRPVEVINDADAAGLAEARYGAGEGVDGTVLVITLGTGIGSAFIFNGHLVPNAELGHLEVDGHDAETKASAVARERDGLSWEEYSVLLQRYLSHVEFLFSPELFIIGGGISKRSDEYFPHLNLRTRIVTAELKNDAGIVGAALDVALHHKLAK; encoded by the coding sequence TTGACCAAGAAGGATGAGAAGATCCACAAGAACGGCCCGCTGATCGGCATCGACGTCGGTGGCACCGGCATCAAGGGCGGCATCGTCGATCTCAAAAAAGGCAAGCTGCTCGGGGACCGCCTCCGTATTCCCACGCCGCAGCCCGCCACCCCCGAAGCCGTCGCCGAAGTGATCGCACAGATCGTCGAAGAATTGTCGGCCCGGGAGGATGCTCCGGCCAAGGGCTCGCCCGTGGGAGTCACCTTCCCTGGAATCATCCAGCACGGTGTGGTCCGCTCGGCCGCAAACGTGGACAAGTCCTGGCTCGACACCGACATCGATTCGCTGCTCACCAAGCGATTGGACCGTCCCGTCGAGGTCATCAACGACGCCGACGCAGCCGGACTCGCTGAAGCCCGCTACGGCGCGGGCGAAGGGGTCGACGGCACGGTCCTGGTCATCACGCTCGGCACAGGCATCGGCTCAGCCTTCATCTTCAACGGGCACCTCGTGCCCAACGCCGAACTCGGCCACCTCGAAGTGGACGGCCACGACGCCGAAACGAAGGCATCCGCCGTGGCACGTGAACGCGACGGCTTGAGCTGGGAAGAGTACAGCGTGCTGCTGCAGCGCTATCTCTCCCACGTCGAGTTCCTGTTCTCCCCGGAACTCTTCATCATCGGTGGCGGCATTTCGAAGCGTTCGGACGAATACTTCCCCCACCTGAATCTGCGGACCCGCATCGTCACCGCGGAACTGAAGAACGACGCCGGGATCGTGGGGGCCGCGCTTGACGTCGCCCTCCACCACAAGCTGGCCAAGTAG
- the panB gene encoding 3-methyl-2-oxobutanoate hydroxymethyltransferase, giving the protein MAPSNSSDSSMPAEIPAPYGTGPAAAGSGASAVASTPKPAARIRTHHLQQAKAKGERFAMLTAYEQYTAEIFDQAGIEVLLIGDSASNNVFGNETSLPVTVDELLPLCRAVARSAKRALVVADLPFGSYEVSPEQAVATGVRFLKEGLAHAVKIEGGAFYAGTVRAMVQAGIPVMAHIGFTPQSEHSLGGYRVQGRGDDAARLVEDAVALANAGAFCVLMEMVPAETAAAVDAAIDVPTIGIGAGNATTGQVLVWQDMAGLRGGKMAKFVKQYADLRTTLSEAAKAYADDVRSGQFPGPEHSF; this is encoded by the coding sequence ATGGCCCCAAGCAACAGTTCCGATTCCAGCATGCCCGCCGAAATTCCTGCGCCTTACGGAACCGGACCTGCCGCTGCAGGTTCCGGAGCTTCAGCGGTTGCTTCAACTCCGAAGCCCGCCGCCCGGATCCGCACCCATCACCTGCAACAGGCCAAGGCCAAGGGTGAGCGATTTGCGATGTTGACCGCCTACGAGCAATACACCGCTGAGATTTTCGACCAGGCCGGCATAGAAGTGCTGCTGATAGGCGATTCGGCCTCCAACAACGTCTTCGGGAACGAAACCAGCCTCCCTGTGACCGTCGACGAACTCCTCCCCTTGTGCCGCGCAGTGGCCCGATCCGCCAAGCGTGCCTTGGTTGTGGCCGATCTTCCTTTTGGAAGCTACGAAGTGTCGCCGGAGCAGGCAGTGGCAACAGGCGTTCGCTTCCTCAAGGAAGGCCTGGCGCACGCCGTCAAGATCGAAGGCGGGGCGTTCTATGCGGGAACCGTGCGGGCCATGGTCCAGGCAGGCATTCCCGTCATGGCCCACATCGGCTTCACGCCCCAGAGCGAACACTCGCTGGGCGGCTACCGCGTCCAGGGCCGGGGAGATGACGCCGCGCGCCTCGTCGAAGACGCCGTTGCCCTCGCGAATGCCGGAGCGTTCTGTGTACTCATGGAGATGGTTCCCGCGGAAACCGCGGCCGCCGTCGACGCAGCCATTGACGTGCCGACTATCGGAATCGGCGCAGGCAACGCGACCACGGGACAGGTCCTGGTGTGGCAGGACATGGCCGGACTGCGCGGCGGCAAGATGGCCAAGTTCGTCAAGCAATATGCGGATCTGCGCACCACCCTGAGCGAGGCAGCGAAGGCGTATGCCGACGACGTCAGGTCCGGCCAGTTCCCGGGCCCGGAACACTCCTTCTAG
- a CDS encoding SPOR domain-containing protein has protein sequence MAEFWYNVQTHQIEEDALSDWSQLIGPYKTREEAEHALEKVKARNEAWDKDDED, from the coding sequence GTGGCGGAGTTCTGGTACAACGTTCAGACACACCAAATCGAAGAGGACGCGCTGTCTGACTGGTCCCAGTTGATCGGTCCTTACAAGACCCGCGAGGAAGCCGAGCATGCCCTCGAAAAGGTCAAGGCCCGCAACGAAGCCTGGGACAAAGACGACGAGGACTAG
- the nrdR gene encoding transcriptional regulator NrdR, producing the protein MYCPFCRNPDSRVVDSRMADDGSAIRRRRQCPECGRRFTTVETTSLSVIKRSGVGEPFSRIKIINGVRKACQGRPVTEDDLAMLAQEVEENIRSSGAAEIDAHEVGLAILGPLQKLDEVAYLRFASVYQAFESLEDFESAISLLRHEAESAAAENAAKIAKGKSSEKSPI; encoded by the coding sequence GTGTATTGTCCGTTCTGCCGAAACCCCGACTCACGCGTCGTGGACAGTCGAATGGCCGACGACGGCTCGGCCATCCGCCGTCGGCGCCAGTGCCCCGAGTGCGGACGCCGGTTCACCACCGTGGAGACCACAAGCCTTTCCGTCATCAAACGCTCCGGCGTGGGGGAGCCCTTCAGCCGGATCAAGATCATCAACGGCGTTCGGAAGGCCTGCCAGGGGCGTCCCGTGACTGAGGACGACCTCGCGATGCTGGCCCAGGAAGTCGAGGAAAATATCCGATCTTCCGGTGCGGCTGAAATCGACGCCCACGAGGTCGGCCTGGCCATCCTGGGACCACTCCAGAAACTCGACGAAGTCGCCTACTTGCGATTTGCCAGCGTTTACCAGGCCTTCGAATCGCTTGAGGACTTCGAATCGGCCATTTCGCTGCTCCGCCACGAAGCCGAAAGCGCAGCGGCCGAGAATGCGGCGAAAATCGCCAAGGGCAAGAGCTCCGAGAAGAGCCCCATCTAG
- a CDS encoding glutamine synthetase family protein: MDRQQEFVLRTIEERDVRFVRLWFTDVVGSLKSVALAPAEVEGAFEEGLGFDGSAIEGLARVFESDMLAQPDPSTFQILPWRGETEQTSRMFCDILTPDGEPSAADPRNVLKRTLAKAADMGFTCYTHPEIEFYLLKSQDLDANGVPVPVDEGGYFDHVPGGVAQDFRRTAVTMLESVGISVEFSHHEGGPGQNEIDLRYADALQTADNIMTFRTVIKEVALQQGTYATFMPKPFTDHPGSGMHTHFSLFEGDTNAFYEAGAEFQLSKTARQFIAGILHHAPEFTAVTNQFVNSYKRLWGGGEAPSYLSWGHNNRSALVRVPLYKPGKGQSARIEYRGIDSATNPYLAYAVLLGAGLKGIEEGYDLPAAAEDDVWSLTTAERKAMGHTPLPASLHDAIRAMEDSELVADILGEQVFDHFLRNKRAEWQDYRLQVTPYELKRNLGIL, translated from the coding sequence ATGGACCGCCAGCAAGAGTTCGTTCTGCGAACTATCGAAGAGCGTGATGTGCGCTTCGTACGCTTGTGGTTTACCGACGTCGTCGGTTCCCTGAAATCGGTGGCACTTGCGCCGGCAGAAGTGGAAGGTGCCTTCGAAGAAGGCCTGGGTTTCGATGGCTCGGCTATCGAAGGCCTCGCAAGGGTGTTCGAATCCGACATGCTGGCCCAGCCGGACCCCTCTACGTTCCAGATCCTTCCATGGCGTGGTGAAACCGAGCAGACCTCAAGGATGTTTTGCGACATCCTGACCCCCGACGGCGAGCCGTCGGCCGCCGACCCCCGCAACGTGCTCAAGCGCACCCTCGCCAAGGCCGCTGACATGGGTTTCACTTGCTACACGCATCCTGAAATCGAGTTCTACCTCCTCAAGTCCCAGGACCTCGACGCCAACGGCGTTCCTGTTCCCGTGGACGAGGGCGGCTATTTCGACCACGTGCCCGGCGGTGTGGCGCAGGACTTCCGTCGCACGGCCGTCACCATGCTTGAATCCGTGGGCATCTCCGTGGAGTTCAGCCACCACGAGGGCGGACCCGGCCAGAACGAGATCGATCTCCGCTACGCGGACGCCCTCCAGACGGCGGACAACATCATGACCTTCCGCACGGTCATCAAGGAAGTGGCCCTGCAGCAAGGCACCTACGCCACGTTCATGCCCAAGCCGTTCACGGACCACCCCGGTTCAGGCATGCACACGCACTTCTCGCTGTTCGAGGGTGACACCAATGCCTTCTACGAGGCCGGCGCCGAATTCCAGTTGTCCAAGACCGCGCGCCAGTTCATCGCAGGTATCCTGCACCACGCGCCGGAATTCACAGCCGTCACCAACCAGTTCGTCAATTCGTACAAGCGTCTCTGGGGCGGCGGCGAAGCGCCGAGTTACCTGAGTTGGGGCCACAACAACCGTTCCGCCTTGGTTCGTGTGCCGCTCTACAAGCCGGGCAAGGGCCAGTCCGCACGGATCGAATACCGCGGGATTGACTCCGCCACCAACCCGTACCTCGCCTACGCCGTGTTGCTGGGTGCCGGGCTCAAGGGCATCGAGGAAGGCTACGACCTTCCGGCCGCCGCGGAAGACGACGTTTGGTCGCTGACCACGGCCGAGCGCAAGGCGATGGGTCACACGCCGCTGCCGGCCAGCCTCCACGATGCCATCCGCGCCATGGAGGATTCGGAACTCGTCGCGGACATCCTCGGCGAACAGGTCTTTGACCACTTCCTGCGCAACAAGCGTGCGGAATGGCAGGACTACCGGCTCCAGGTCACTCCTTACGAGCTCAAGCGCAATCTCGGCATTCTCTAG
- the map gene encoding type I methionyl aminopeptidase has protein sequence MPSPALTAPIGTLTRGTVSPQLPVPASIPRPEYVGKPGPAKFTGSEVKSAETIEKIRIASKIAAQAIVEVGKHIEPGVTTDQLDRIGHEFILDHHAYPSTLGYRGFPKSLCSSLNEVICHGIPDSTVVQDGDILNIDITAYINGVHGDTNYTFLVGDVDDESRLLVERTRESLNRAIKAVAPGREINVIGRAIQSYAKRFGYGVVRDFTGHGVGEAFHTGLIIPHYDAAPAYNTVIEARMVFTIEPMLTLGTIEWDMWPDEWTVVTRDHRRTAQFEHTLLVTETGAEILTLP, from the coding sequence ATGCCTTCTCCCGCTCTGACCGCACCCATCGGCACGCTCACCCGTGGAACCGTCAGCCCACAGCTGCCAGTACCGGCGTCCATCCCGCGCCCGGAGTACGTCGGCAAGCCGGGACCGGCGAAGTTCACCGGTTCAGAGGTCAAATCGGCGGAAACCATCGAGAAGATCCGCATCGCCAGCAAAATCGCGGCCCAGGCGATCGTCGAGGTCGGCAAGCATATCGAGCCCGGGGTCACGACGGACCAGTTGGACCGGATCGGCCACGAGTTCATCCTGGACCACCACGCCTACCCGTCAACTCTTGGCTACCGGGGCTTCCCCAAGTCCCTGTGCTCCTCGCTCAACGAGGTCATCTGCCATGGAATTCCGGACAGCACCGTCGTCCAAGACGGCGACATCCTGAACATCGACATCACGGCCTACATCAACGGCGTCCACGGAGACACGAACTACACGTTCCTGGTGGGAGACGTCGACGACGAGTCGCGGCTTCTCGTTGAACGCACCCGGGAGTCGCTCAACCGGGCCATCAAAGCCGTAGCGCCGGGCCGCGAAATCAACGTGATCGGCCGGGCTATCCAGTCCTACGCGAAACGCTTCGGCTACGGCGTGGTCCGCGACTTCACCGGCCACGGCGTCGGCGAGGCATTCCACACGGGCCTGATCATCCCCCACTACGACGCCGCGCCGGCCTACAACACGGTCATCGAAGCCCGCATGGTCTTTACGATTGAACCCATGCTCACCCTCGGAACGATCGAGTGGGACATGTGGCCCGATGAATGGACCGTAGTCACCCGCGACCACAGGCGGACCGCGCAATTCGAACACACCCTGTTGGTCACCGAGACCGGCGCCGAAATCCTGACTCTTCCTTAA
- the glnA gene encoding type I glutamate--ammonia ligase: protein MFKTADEVLKFIKDEDVKFVDIRFTDLPGVQQHFNVPAKSVDADFFVNGQLFDGSSIRGFQGIAESDMQLIPDVTTAFIDAFRIEKTLALNFSIVNPRTGDPYHRDPRGVAEKAEAYLASTGIADTAFFAPEAEFYVFDNVQFESSPQGSFYKVDSIEAPWNTSREEEGGNLGYKTPFKGGYFPVSPVDHQADLRDAMCLALDEAGLEVERSHHEVGAAGQAEINYKFTTLVHAADDLQKFKYVIKNTAWEYGKSVTFMPKPIFGDNGSGMHCHQSLWSNGDPLFYDEKGYAGLSDTARWYIGGLLKHSSAVLAFTNPTVNSYRRLVKGFEAPVNMVYSQGNRSAGIRIPITGSNPKAKRIEFRAPDAASNPYLAFSAQLMAGIDGIRNRIEPPAPIDKDLYELPAEEAKDIPKAPGSLEEALEALREDNEFLQAGGVFTQDLIDTWIEYKYENEIRPLSLRPNPYEFELYYGV from the coding sequence ATGTTCAAGACTGCGGACGAAGTCCTCAAGTTCATCAAAGACGAAGATGTTAAATTCGTCGATATCCGCTTCACCGATCTTCCGGGCGTCCAGCAGCACTTCAATGTGCCGGCCAAGAGCGTTGACGCTGACTTCTTTGTCAACGGCCAGCTCTTTGACGGATCTTCCATCCGCGGTTTCCAGGGCATCGCCGAGTCCGACATGCAGCTCATCCCGGACGTCACCACGGCCTTCATCGACGCCTTCCGCATCGAGAAGACCCTCGCGCTGAACTTCTCCATCGTGAACCCGCGTACGGGAGACCCGTACCACCGCGACCCGCGCGGCGTTGCCGAAAAAGCCGAAGCCTACCTGGCCTCCACCGGCATTGCGGACACGGCATTCTTTGCTCCCGAAGCTGAGTTCTACGTCTTCGACAACGTCCAGTTCGAATCCTCCCCGCAGGGTTCGTTCTACAAGGTCGACTCGATTGAAGCCCCTTGGAACACGAGCCGCGAAGAAGAAGGCGGAAACCTCGGTTACAAGACCCCCTTCAAGGGCGGTTACTTCCCGGTATCGCCGGTTGACCACCAGGCTGACCTGCGCGACGCGATGTGCCTCGCCCTGGACGAAGCAGGCCTCGAAGTCGAGCGCTCGCACCACGAAGTCGGCGCCGCCGGCCAGGCTGAGATCAACTACAAGTTCACCACTCTGGTGCATGCTGCCGACGACCTGCAGAAGTTCAAGTACGTCATCAAGAACACTGCGTGGGAGTACGGCAAGTCCGTTACCTTCATGCCGAAGCCGATTTTCGGTGACAACGGCTCGGGTATGCACTGCCACCAATCCCTGTGGAGCAACGGCGACCCGCTGTTCTACGACGAGAAGGGCTACGCCGGCCTGTCCGACACCGCGCGCTGGTACATCGGCGGCCTGCTGAAGCACTCCTCTGCCGTACTCGCCTTCACCAACCCCACGGTCAACTCGTACCGCCGCTTGGTCAAGGGCTTCGAAGCTCCCGTCAACATGGTCTACTCGCAGGGCAACCGCTCCGCCGGCATCCGCATCCCGATCACGGGCTCCAACCCGAAGGCCAAGCGCATCGAGTTCCGCGCTCCGGACGCCGCTTCCAACCCGTACCTGGCGTTCTCCGCCCAGCTCATGGCCGGTATCGACGGCATCCGCAACCGCATCGAGCCCCCGGCTCCGATCGACAAGGACCTGTACGAACTGCCTGCCGAGGAAGCCAAGGACATCCCCAAGGCCCCGGGCTCCCTTGAGGAAGCCCTCGAGGCCCTGCGCGAGGACAACGAGTTCCTGCAGGCCGGCGGCGTCTTCACCCAGGACCTGATCGACACCTGGATCGAGTACAAGTACGAGAACGAGATCCGTCCGCTGTCGCTGCGCCCGAACCCGTACGAGTTCGAGCTCTACTACGGCGTCTAG
- a CDS encoding glucose 1-dehydrogenase, which translates to MDDGVPDVAIVTGASRGIGAAIALRAAAAGYAVVVNYSKDSDGARNVAAEIRANGGTACSVQADVSDPSQVVALFDAAASLGRITAVVNNAGITGNLIGNLIDVPSETIRRVMDVNVNGLVFVCQEAVRRLSTESGGPGGSIVNVSSTATKAGSPGTWAHYAASKGAVDVLTVGLASEVAKQGIRVNCVAPGSTNTGLHAAAGMPDRVERLNPGIPLGRGAEPDEVAAAVLWLMSDDAGYITGAVLPVSGGR; encoded by the coding sequence ATGGACGACGGCGTGCCCGACGTCGCGATTGTCACCGGCGCTAGCCGGGGCATCGGCGCCGCCATAGCCCTCAGGGCAGCGGCAGCCGGGTACGCCGTCGTCGTCAACTACTCCAAAGACTCCGACGGCGCACGGAACGTTGCAGCGGAAATCCGGGCCAATGGCGGAACGGCCTGTAGCGTACAGGCCGACGTCAGCGACCCCTCGCAGGTTGTCGCGCTCTTCGACGCCGCGGCCTCCTTAGGCAGGATCACCGCCGTGGTCAACAACGCCGGCATCACGGGCAACCTCATCGGCAATCTCATTGATGTGCCGAGCGAAACGATCCGCCGTGTCATGGACGTCAACGTCAACGGATTGGTCTTCGTCTGCCAGGAAGCTGTTCGACGCCTGTCCACCGAGAGCGGCGGGCCGGGCGGCTCCATTGTCAACGTTTCCTCGACCGCGACCAAAGCGGGTTCACCCGGCACGTGGGCGCACTACGCTGCGAGCAAGGGCGCTGTTGACGTCCTGACGGTTGGCCTCGCGTCCGAAGTAGCAAAACAGGGTATCCGGGTGAATTGCGTGGCGCCGGGAAGCACCAACACGGGATTGCACGCAGCCGCTGGGATGCCCGACCGTGTGGAACGGCTCAACCCGGGGATCCCCTTGGGCCGGGGCGCAGAACCCGATGAGGTGGCCGCCGCCGTGTTGTGGTTGATGTCCGACGACGCCGGCTACATCACCGGAGCCGTGTTGCCGGTCTCGGGCGGACGGTAG
- a CDS encoding bifunctional [glutamine synthetase] adenylyltransferase/[glutamine synthetase]-adenylyl-L-tyrosine phosphorylase: protein MSLARRLISAGFSDLEKGERFLAARELDGIDQETIFAGLHLSANPDTALQSLVRLIEKHPSLRQLAGEHPDRSEPLYRLLGASEALGEFLIRHPEHLDVFDVRVSPEPLSADPRELRTKLLRSVKADPNSPRPVAAMTGASAYTALRTAYRRGLTELAIKDLCAASPQDFMPAVGAELADLAGAAIEAALAVARAEAAATFDPADIAGVGLAVIGMGKCGARELNYISDVDVIYVIEAPNLEDAKAATIGTALAAGISRAISSTGSEPGLWEVDANLRPEGKSGPLVRTLPSHLSYYAKWAESWEFQALLKARTIAGDKDLGSRYEQAVQPLVWASAGREGFVESVQAMRRRVTNNIAPAEEQRQIKLGPGGLRDVEFTVQLLQLVHGRSDETLRCRDTTSAIAALSAGGYIGRVDAAAFDAAYRYLRVLEHRIQLFQMRRTHLMPTSQESLRFLAKAVLGPFSTGRPHPDALIETWQKTKRSVRELHDRIFYRPLLNTAAKLSTEDARLTPEAAQGRLAALGYRDPQGAMRHIEALTAGVSRRAALQRQLLPILLGWLAEGVDPDAGLLAFRRVSEALGTTHWYLGMLRDSQAAAERLCHVLSNSRLIADLLEVSPESVAWLGADKELTPLSFEAQWQEIQSKMSRHADPANAMRLIRLIRRREILRIAIADSSGLLEQDAVGAALADADRAAVLGALHVAETTVASEGPLKTQVLVVAMGRQGGREIGYGSDADVMYVHRALPGVSESEAQQQALAIVGHISTLLTQPLKPAILAERVLSVDADLRPEGKNGAMVRSLESYAEYYRRWSLIWEAQALLRAQPMAGNDELAAEFLRLINPIRYPESLAETDVREIRRVKARVESERLPRNADPARHVKLGRGGLSDVEWLVQLLQLQHAGKHPQLRTTSTLQALDAIESLGLIDRSDIVLLREAWRLASRIRSANVICTGRASDVLPASRRDLEAVARWCGYAPGQAAVFEEDYLRLSRRTRAVFEKDFYGQ, encoded by the coding sequence GTGAGCCTGGCCCGCCGGCTCATCTCGGCCGGTTTCAGCGATCTTGAAAAGGGTGAACGGTTCCTTGCCGCGCGTGAACTCGACGGCATCGACCAGGAGACGATCTTTGCCGGCCTGCACCTGAGCGCCAACCCGGACACCGCGCTCCAGTCGCTCGTCCGTTTGATTGAGAAGCATCCCTCACTCAGGCAGCTCGCGGGGGAGCACCCGGATCGCAGCGAGCCGCTTTACCGTTTGCTGGGGGCCTCCGAGGCCTTGGGAGAGTTCCTGATCAGGCATCCGGAACACCTGGACGTCTTTGATGTCCGCGTCAGCCCGGAACCCTTGTCTGCCGACCCCCGTGAGCTTCGGACGAAGCTGCTCCGCTCGGTCAAGGCGGACCCCAACTCTCCCCGGCCCGTTGCCGCGATGACGGGGGCCAGCGCCTACACCGCACTCCGGACGGCTTACCGGCGGGGGCTGACCGAACTGGCCATCAAGGACCTCTGCGCCGCGAGTCCCCAGGACTTCATGCCCGCCGTCGGCGCCGAACTGGCCGACCTCGCCGGTGCAGCGATCGAAGCAGCCCTGGCGGTTGCCAGGGCCGAAGCCGCGGCGACCTTCGATCCCGCCGATATTGCCGGCGTCGGGCTGGCCGTCATCGGCATGGGCAAATGCGGTGCCCGCGAGCTCAACTACATTTCCGACGTCGACGTCATCTACGTGATCGAGGCGCCGAACCTGGAGGACGCCAAGGCTGCAACCATCGGTACGGCCTTGGCCGCCGGGATCTCCCGTGCCATTTCGTCCACGGGATCCGAACCCGGTCTGTGGGAGGTCGACGCGAATCTGCGGCCCGAGGGGAAATCGGGTCCCCTGGTCAGGACGTTGCCGTCGCACTTGAGCTACTACGCGAAGTGGGCTGAAAGCTGGGAGTTCCAAGCGCTCCTCAAGGCCCGGACGATCGCGGGGGACAAGGATCTGGGCTCGCGTTACGAGCAGGCCGTCCAACCGCTCGTGTGGGCTTCGGCCGGCCGGGAAGGATTCGTGGAATCGGTGCAGGCGATGCGCCGCAGGGTAACGAACAACATCGCCCCGGCGGAAGAACAGCGCCAGATCAAACTCGGTCCCGGCGGCCTGCGCGATGTCGAGTTCACCGTGCAGCTCCTGCAACTCGTCCACGGAAGGTCCGATGAAACGCTCCGTTGCCGGGATACGACGTCGGCGATAGCGGCGCTGTCCGCGGGTGGCTACATCGGCCGGGTGGACGCCGCGGCCTTCGACGCCGCCTACCGCTATCTCCGGGTTCTTGAGCACCGTATCCAGTTGTTCCAGATGCGCCGTACCCACCTGATGCCTACGAGCCAGGAGTCCTTGCGTTTCCTCGCAAAGGCCGTCCTGGGGCCCTTTTCGACGGGCAGGCCGCATCCGGACGCCCTGATCGAAACCTGGCAGAAGACCAAGCGGTCCGTTCGCGAACTTCACGACCGGATCTTCTACCGGCCGCTGCTCAACACGGCCGCGAAGCTGAGCACCGAAGACGCCCGGCTCACGCCGGAAGCCGCCCAAGGCCGGCTCGCGGCACTCGGCTACCGCGACCCGCAAGGCGCCATGCGCCACATCGAGGCCCTCACGGCAGGGGTCAGCCGCCGCGCCGCCTTGCAGCGGCAACTGCTCCCCATCCTTCTCGGCTGGCTCGCGGAAGGCGTGGATCCCGACGCCGGACTGCTCGCCTTCCGCCGCGTCAGCGAAGCCCTCGGAACCACCCATTGGTATCTCGGGATGCTCCGGGACTCCCAAGCGGCGGCCGAGCGGCTTTGCCACGTGCTCTCCAATTCACGGCTGATCGCCGATCTCTTGGAGGTTTCCCCGGAATCCGTTGCGTGGCTTGGTGCCGACAAGGAACTCACGCCCCTTAGCTTCGAAGCGCAGTGGCAGGAAATCCAGTCCAAGATGTCGCGCCACGCCGATCCGGCGAACGCGATGCGGCTCATCCGGCTCATCAGGCGCCGGGAAATCCTCCGGATCGCCATCGCGGACAGTTCCGGCCTCCTGGAACAAGACGCTGTGGGCGCGGCACTGGCCGATGCCGACCGGGCAGCGGTTTTGGGCGCCTTGCACGTCGCCGAGACCACCGTGGCTTCCGAGGGCCCCCTCAAGACTCAAGTGCTGGTGGTTGCCATGGGCAGGCAAGGCGGACGAGAGATCGGCTACGGCTCTGACGCCGACGTCATGTACGTCCACCGCGCCCTTCCCGGCGTGAGTGAATCCGAAGCCCAGCAACAAGCCCTTGCCATCGTGGGGCACATTTCCACGTTGCTGACCCAACCCCTCAAACCGGCCATCCTCGCGGAGCGGGTCCTCAGCGTCGACGCCGATCTTCGCCCGGAGGGGAAGAACGGGGCCATGGTGCGTTCCCTCGAGTCATACGCGGAGTATTACCGGCGGTGGTCCCTCATCTGGGAAGCCCAGGCGCTGTTGCGGGCTCAGCCAATGGCCGGAAACGACGAATTGGCCGCGGAGTTCCTCAGGCTCATCAACCCGATCCGCTACCCGGAATCGCTGGCGGAGACAGATGTGCGTGAGATCCGACGCGTCAAGGCACGCGTCGAGTCCGAACGGCTACCGAGAAACGCCGATCCGGCCAGGCATGTGAAGCTCGGCAGGGGCGGACTCAGCGACGTCGAATGGCTTGTGCAGCTGCTCCAGCTCCAACACGCAGGGAAGCATCCGCAACTCCGGACGACTTCGACCCTGCAGGCCCTCGACGCGATTGAGTCGTTGGGCTTGATCGACAGGAGCGACATCGTGTTGCTTCGCGAAGCCTGGCGGCTCGCGAGCCGTATCCGCTCTGCGAATGTGATTTGCACCGGGCGCGCCTCCGATGTCCTCCCTGCCTCCCGCAGGGATCTTGAGGCCGTTGCCAGATGGTGCGGTTACGCTCCCGGGCAAGCCGCGGTGTTCGAGGAAGATTATCTGCGCCTGAGCCGGAGGACCCGGGCTGTGTTCGAGAAGGACTTCTACGGCCAGTGA
- a CDS encoding GNAT family N-acetyltransferase — protein sequence MLETVWLIPLKDLDDDARAITLGDVAAMELAAGQEDFVGDPFKMMLMGLEDDSRRPYVIEAAGAAVGVFTLQADAATLAGWPDDDSAWLLRGFLIDQPSQGRGLGSLSAVAAVREAQKLTARLGGGQDGVVLSVNERNPAARAAYAKAGFLQTGRYLGGSSGPQWTMYRRFGG from the coding sequence ATGCTCGAAACCGTGTGGCTCATTCCGCTGAAGGATCTCGACGACGATGCACGCGCCATAACGCTCGGCGACGTCGCGGCGATGGAATTGGCCGCGGGGCAGGAAGACTTCGTAGGGGATCCGTTCAAGATGATGCTCATGGGCCTCGAAGACGACAGCCGCCGGCCGTACGTGATCGAAGCGGCCGGTGCCGCCGTCGGTGTCTTCACCTTGCAGGCCGATGCCGCGACCTTGGCGGGATGGCCCGACGACGATTCCGCGTGGCTCCTGCGTGGGTTCCTGATCGACCAGCCGAGCCAGGGGAGGGGCCTGGGCTCCCTGTCGGCTGTAGCTGCGGTCCGTGAAGCGCAGAAGCTGACAGCGAGGCTGGGTGGCGGGCAGGACGGCGTCGTACTCTCGGTTAACGAACGCAATCCCGCAGCCCGGGCTGCGTACGCAAAAGCGGGTTTTCTCCAAACGGGCAGATATCTGGGTGGTTCCTCCGGTCCTCAATGGACCATGTACCGGAGGTTCGGCGGCTAG